The genome window TGCAgtaagttaatttttttttttgctatttcaaGAAGTTTCTGAATGTCTGCAGTTTATTTCAAAAGGAccaataatttttctttactttctgtGAAAAGTTTCACAGATGCATAAGGAGGATTTGAAGCCAGAATGACTACCATGTCATATAGTATGATCTCCAATGTGTCATAAATCCTTTAATTTCATCCAGTAATTCTTAAATCCACTAATTtgtattggaaaaaaaaccaattcaGTCCTAAACAGGGACTGAATATAACAGGGAGAGAATGAGGAACCCGTATGTCCCTTGACTAGGTAGTAATGGAGAATTTTTTTGAGAATGAGGCTTGTGGCTAGGGCATGCATGAACAGCATGGAATTTTATCTACATGGAGCATCTTAGGTTTTGTTCAGCTGGATTTTCTTTATGCGCAGAAATTCAAATGTTGGTGAGATCAGAGTAAACATTTGCTTTGGGGGGGAACTCTGTACAGTTTTTATTTGTTACTATATCTAAATATAGTAGTATATATAGTAGTAAATATAGTTTGGTAGTCTGTTAAAAATGCAGGTCAAATGAGGGTGAAGTTAGTAACACTTAAAGAAAGAGCAGTGGATATGGCTTGGGAAGGCATTGGAGTGGACAGAAACTGTGGTAGCCTCAGATGGTCAAGTTTGGATACCATTTTTAAGGAACTGTTGAAGAAGACACTGTGCTTTGCTGAAACTCAGATTTAGAAATCTTTGTAGTACTCTTCTTGCACCAAGAAATAAGTTTTCTTGGTAAGGCCTATTTGTATTGAAGAACTATAGCCTAttatgaattttttaatttgaaagattttaatttagaaaatagtTCTGCAGTGTGTTTGATCTTTGAAAAGAATTCTTAAGAGAAGTGTGATGAGATGCCAGAACACTTGACCTGGTAGTTCAGCTTGCAGAATgtcttgctgctgctctttcataGATGTTTGATATTATTTATTGATGGTCTAGGTCattatatttttccttgtttgatTAGTTTTGAATAATTAAATTCTAAGAAAAGTCAAGATAAGTAAAATAGCTGAATTTGGTTAGTTAGTGCTTCTTTCTAATTTGGAGTGGGTAAGCATCATTTAGTAATCTGTTGCTATTTTAGGCCTTACATTCATAATTTTCATGAGATGAGAAATGAAGGACTAAGTCTGAAGAGTAAAAAACATGGCAGGAGCTAGAATATGTCAACAATGCTAGATCTAACCATCTTTGTATACAATGAGTGATTGTCTGGAAAGCTGGCATATTTTATCACACTATGTTTTAATAGAGATCTTTCAGGTTAAGTTgtatgtattttcctttcttcaggcTGAAAATGTGCCTACATTTCTACTATCTCACCTAAGTGTCATCATGTTGGACTTGGGTTAGATATCTAAGGGTAGTAACATTTCTTGACCTGTTAGTTATTCTCTTTGGTCTATTCAATCCTTTAGTTTTTTGCCTTACCAGGTGCCATTTCTATGTGAAATAGCTGTATGTGTCTTGTTTTCTTAGCACTGTAGGATAAccctaaagaaaaaatactacAGGCTTCTTTAAATGCTCTAGGTGCTTATTCTTTCCTATTGGGCACTTGTATTGCAACAACTGAATACCATAGTAAGAACTCTTAATGTTAGATGTTAGTTTTTGTTGTAAGTCATTGCACTTTCTTTGTAAACTGTAATGTGTGTAATCcttgagggatttttttcatccCAGTCATGTCTTCATAGTGAAATTTGGAGCATGTATCATAAACTTTCAGTACAAATGAAGAAGCACTAACAAAAGATAAAATGCTGATATAATTATTCATGGTCTAAAATGTTTCCACTGTCATAGGATGATGTGAATTAAGAAATGAACAGAAAGCCTTCCATAagtgtaatatttattttattacaggAACGAAACAACTTAAACATATCTTGTTAAGAGATGTGGACACGATTTTTGAGTGTAAATTGTGCCGGAGTCTCTTCAGAGGATTACCAAATTTAATTACTCACAAAAAGTTTTATTGTCCTCCAAGTCTTCAGATGGATGATAGTAAGTcttattaatttaaatgtttaataaagCTCTGTCAAGTTgaaaattttatctttcatttccatttaCACAAATAcctgaaacaaaatgcaaaatactgaGGTGGATCTAAATTTCTGTAGTAATGTATGTAGATCACTTTTATGTTATTGAAGGAGCTACACTAATGACTTTATATGAATTAACAACCAAGAGCCATGCCAATATCATAATTAGATAGCTAGTTTATACATCTAATCTTTTAATTGTCACTCTTAAcactttttattccttcttcccctttttctttcccatctgTCCTTTACTGTGAAAGATACCAAAAGCATGTCAAAGGACTGGGAAGCTAATCTCACAGAAGGCAGTGACTCTAACAGGGTGTTTCAGTTTTAGGCCATCATAGCTCTGATGGATTTTGGCTGCTCCTGTGAAGTGACCTGGGTCAATATCCTTAATATTCTCCTGTACGGAGAGAATACAGTGCTTGTGTCATGGATGCAGGCTTTTGGTTTTAGTCAGTATGAAACACAGACTAAAAGTTTACCCTTCTATTTAAGGATCTGTGCTTGACTAATGTTTCACTTTACCATATGCTGCTTTAACATATCCTATGTGATCATGCCTAGCCCAACATCTTTGTTATAGAAAATAAgctttattattaaaagaagTTACTTAAATGATGAGGAAAAAGTTAAGAACtatatttttatggaaaaagaCATTTATTATAGTTTCATTCCAGTGATGACTTTTTCTTAATCTGAGTAAAGTTGATTAATTTGGAAATGTGTCAGCATTCAAAAGTGTTTGTAGAGGTAATTATCTTGATCTCCTCACTAGATCAATATAGGTACAAtgaggatttttctttcctgattaATGCCTTACTGCCtcaatatttcaaaaattagGAACAGAGGTATACTTTGATGATTGTTTTTTCACATGGTATCAGCTGTAAGGAGAAGGTGAAAAAGCTGGTACTGTCCCTTTCCTTAAATGAGCTAACTTGGCCAGTTAGAGAGTCACAGAGCTTCTCTGTGACAAGGGGTGACTTATAGTTACAAAGCAAGGTTAGAAGTGCATGTGACTTTAGATGTAATAGTTTCTAAGCAAAGTAAGGTTACCCTGAGGAAAGACTTAATATCCAGCTCCTGGCATTCTAGCTTTCTTTTAACTTTCTGATTAACTTTCATAGGTTAATATGAAATAGCAGCAAgtaacacagaaataaataacttCCACTGTTCACTATGAGGtgcaaataaaaggaataatATTACACACTCTGAATAAAACTGTATAAATACTTGTGCTTTATATAAAATTGAGTGTAGTTATTGGACTAAGTGGGAGTTTTTTCAATAAGTAAAGGATAGTGAACAAGAGCTGGGAATCAAAGTTCAGCACACCATGGTGAAAAATCCATGCACTCAATATAGTCATGAAGTAGTCTTAAAAGGTACTATAAAATAGGAAAGACTTTTTTACTCTTGGTGAAAGCTATATAGATAGGCTCATTCGAAACAGACTgtaaaagctgttaaaaattcAGTGTTAAAAATGGGTTTGGAGCTACAAAACGCCTATTTTTTGTACTGGCACTTTCCATTTATTGCTGGGTGTGTGGAAGGAATAACTCTGACTGTGGGTTTTTAATTAGCTGTTACCAGGACTCACATCTTTAAAATTATCCACAATAATTTGAACTGTGTCATCTCAGTGCCTCACCTTTTTGCTGTAGGACCCCAGCTTCCTAGTTGTGCCATTGAGGATGCTCTGAGTGTCACACGGGGAACTAGAGCACTGAACTAATTTGGCATTTAAAGGGAGAATTTTACTGAGACCTGTAAAATATGATCTGCTTATATCTTCATGCAATGCTCAGGTTACACAGATGTTTCATTTTTTGGTAAGGATTCACAGAGGTTCAGAATTCACAGAGAAGGGCTTATTTCCAGAATTAGGTTCCTTTATTGTAAGTGCCTGTATCCCACAGTAGGAAAATCGGTTTTTAATGATACTTCAGGCTTAGTTGCACACCTGCAGAACAAGCTCAGTCGAATGATGTTATTCTTGCAATTGATACAGTTTTTTAAAGACTAGCTTAATTCCAGTCATACAGATATTTAGTTCAGGTGGCTTCACATTAGCACGCCAGGAGGGTTATTTCCGATGCTGGCTTTTAATAAAAAGGCAACTTGCAATGATTACTCAAAGCCTTTGAGTGTTCAGAGAGTACAAAAGAGGATTTGTGGAAATTTGTAGATTTAATTCACGTAGTGGTTAAAAGCTGCtttgaaattgaaataattGGAAATAAccaaatcattaaaaaataccttttcctcttttcacagACCTCCCACATACAAAAGATAAGCAGAGTCAAGCCATAAATGACCTTCTTGAAGCAATCTATCCAAGGGTAGATAAGCAAGAATATATAATTACATTGGAACCTATAGAAACTAATCAAAATGCTGTATTTCAATATGTGTCAAGGACTGATAGCCCAGATGAGAACACAGAAAGCAGCCATACCCCCGATCAAGCTCCAGTACAGATCCAGGAACCCAGCACTGAGCAACCCAAGACTGtttcagctccagccccagtcccagctgggGATACTCTAGAATTACCTCCTGCTGATCCTGTTACAAACAAGGTGATATCTACTCCTGAAGAACAGCCACCAGCAGTAAATCCTGACTTGGACTCTCTGGATAATTCTGATTATGGCCACCAATTGATTTGTTGCCTCTGTAGGAAGGAATTTCATTCAAGACGCAGTGTACGCCGGCACATTCGAAAAGTACAcaaaaaaaagatggaagaaCTAAAGAAGTatatagaaacaaaaaagaaaccaaaccagtGCTCTGCAAGAGGACGAAATAAGAATGTTCTTGTCGCGTTAGGTAGAAGTTGTCCTGTGTGTTATAAATCATTTGCCACAAAAGCCAATGTAAGGAGGCATTTTGATGAAGTTCATAGAGGATTAAGAAGGGATGCCATTACTCCTGATATAGCTACAAAGCCTGGGCAACCTTTGTTCTTGGATACAGTTTCTGCTAAAAAATCTCTTAAGACCAGAAAACAAAAGTCGTCTTCAAAGGCTGAATACAATTTAAGTGCATGCAAATGCCTTCTGTGCAAGAGGAAATATAGTTCACAGATAATGCTGAAAAGGCATATGCAAATTGTTCACAAGATAACTCTTTCTGGAAAGAactttaaaagagagaaaggacCCAACAATGCTACCAATGGCACAGAAATACAAGTTGAACCAGCAGATTCTGTAGAACCTTCACCCCCTTCCATTGTGCTTTCTCCACAGAATGAATTAAAGGGAACAAATCattcaaatgagaaaaagaacaCACCgtcagcacagaaaaataagattaaacAGGACCCTGAAAACCCTAAATCAACCTCTAAATCAACCACTAAATCAACCTGCAAATCAACCACTAAATCAACCCCTAGATCAACCAATGCATCTGCTGCAGGTGGCCAGCAAAAAGCCAGGAAGCCAAAACTTTCAGCTGGCTTTGACTTCAAGCAGCTTTACTGTAAACTCTGTAAGCGCCAATTTACGTCTAAACAGAATTTAACAAAGCACATTGAATTACACACAGATGGAAATAATATTTATGTTAAATACTACAGGTGTCCACTGTGCTCTTATGAAACGCGTCGCAAGCGTGATGTGATCCGACACATAACCGTGGTTCACAAAAAGTCGCCACGCTACCTTGGGAAAATAACAGCTAGTTTAGAAATAAGAGCAATAAAGAAGCCAATTGATCTTGTTCTAAATAAGGTGACAAAAAGAGGCTCTCAGAAGGATGAAACAAAACAGATCGGTTCAAAACAGGATGTCACCTCTAATTCTCCCAATAAAAAGTATGAAGGAGCTGATGTTGGCATTGAAGTAAAAGTAACAAAAAACTTTTCTCTGCACCGATGTAATAAATGTGGGAAAGCATTTGCCAGAAAAGCTTTTCTAGAACATCATAAGAAAACCCACAAAGCAAACGTATCTCATTCACCTGAGGAAAGTAAAACCAAAGGCAGAAGTACAAGATCTAAAGCTGTTGTCTggtgaggaaaaagaaaaagtgttttatcttaaaaaaaaaaaaaaacaaaacaaaccaacaataccactgcatttcttttgctgttgttgATTTATTgctgaaaacatattttcccaTATATTTTATGGTTTAGTGGTTTAAATGCAAAAGTAGATGtcaaatttgtttcttttttagcaTTTTGGAAAAGAGTTAAATTTGTCATTGTAGAAAGATGGAATGTAGATTAAAGTGTACTAAGTCAACTCTTTAAACTGTCTTAAGGCATCTGCTGTAATAAAGCTAATataagtacatttttaaaatagtattttttttaaattaactgtaATTTTGTATGGTTTGAATAACTTAACTCATTTAATTAACTTTGCTGTGACCACTTGAAGAAGTACTAAAAGTACTAAAGTAAAAGCCGATAACAAAAAATTTCTATGAACTTACTGGAATTAGCATTtgtgaatttaaatttttattttaatgtgtatTGCCAACACACTGTCAACAAAAGTGCATAGAGCAggtttttaaatgtaatttggTTGCTTAGTTGCTTTGATTTAAAATCATTATGAGTTAGGTGTCTGCAAAGACCTTTGAAGTTATTAAATTTAGAATTCCATTCTTTTAATGCTTATTTATATAAGCCCAGGTTTGGAGACTTCTGGTCATTTAGTTTTTTAAATTGTTCAAATCTTATCAAAGTTTTTGCTTTAAGCATTGGTATGCATTGAAGTCTGCCCTAAAATTTTCTAAACTTTTGCTTATGTGGTGCTCTCAGAATTTTTTACACTTGGAGGGGTTACATTTGTAGCTACTCAGTTTTCCATATGCCTGGCCATGGCCTATTTTTAGAGgaccttttaaaaaagaaaatatttgtgtgctGTCACTTTGTGTTTCAAACTGACCAACTGATGGCTGAAGGTTGGGGATTGTACAAAAGTATGATGAAGAGAGACTAGTGATAATTTTAGGAGTTTTTAAGATCCTTATGCAGAATCATCTTTCTAGCATATTTggcaaaaagaaagcaaagtatATGTGCCTTGTTCTATGTTTCAACGCTGAAATGCTATTGTCTGGGAGGTGATTTGATTTTGAGTTCAGCTTTCACAGTGAATAACCACCTAGTTATATTAAATTGTGATGTGGTGCTTTCATGACTTTCTAATAAATCCTGACCAAATTAGGCAGAACTTCAAAAATGAACTGAGTTGAACCCTGAATTATGCTGAATTCTAGAGGGGGAGTGACTTCTGCATTTTGAATAAGAATTGAAAATTTAACCTTGTAAATGATTTATGTTGTGTAGTTTAAAAGAGAATTATATGGGTGAATTCAAAGTATTAAtttattcccatttctcttCAGATAGGTTCAAGTGATGTTCGGAAAGTTTGAAGTTCATTTGAATGAAAAAGACTTTAGTTTGTTGGTGGAACTGCTAATTCTTGATAATGGTACTATAAGGAGGAAATACTTTcataaactgttttttttccttacaataTTAATAATCATTCTGACTGCTTGTGGGACAGTACCACTTCCCAAAACACTGAAGTAGTTGAAGTAAAATGCATGTGGTTCTAAATTAGCAGTTATCTCTATGTAGTTGTAGTTTGACCCAGTATAGAACAAACTTCCTGAAATTGAAAAAGAGTATACCAGAGACAAGTTAAtgagcagcagctttggaaGAAGGTGGATTTTCCTCATTTAGGAAATCTTCAGAAAACTCATCATGCATACTGgccctccctggcagtgctAATTGATGGACAGCTCAAACTTTGATGTGATATCCTACTTTGGTAAACGTTGTATTATATactgttttaaatttattacaAATGAATGTATAAGAGCAAACAATGTAGTGTTTATTGGCTGAATTCTGCTAATTTTAGTGTTTGCCATAAATTCAGTTTGTTCATGCTGACTAATTTCCCAGTTCAAGGACATTCTGAATTTCACTGTGCTGAAGTTGCTTCAAAGACCTCCATTTTGTTTCCATATGTGGTTCACAGGAAAACTTTGTAAACATCTAGAAAGTTTACAAGAATATCCACATTCCtctattctttaatttttaaaaaaattatacacaAGCACTTTAATGATAGttgcagtttattttttcagtttatttttgaaagatcaACACACTAATGTTAATATGAAGGTAGTGAATATTTGCTGATGTATTATAGACAATCTGTGCACAACCACTTATAATGTTAGCTTATTTcgttaaatattaataaaaaggGAGGATAGTTTGGGAGAAactcaaaatatattttctctcaAAATCATAAATGACCACTATGGGTAACACTTGACTTTGTGTAATTGGAAAATGTTTAGATACcctttttttaaccttttaatCAAGATTGTAGTGAAACGGTTGCATGCCTACCATTATGAAGTTCTTGGCAGGTTTCATGCAAtcatgggttttgttttgggtttttttgtttgttttttgtttgtttattttttatttttaccttttagaaaatattttgtttagtGATTTGTGTCAAATTGCTACAATTTGAAAGGTATTGTACATCAGATGAAATACCATGTTTTTTATATCGGTTCACTCCCTTACTTAGGGAGGTGCCTCGTGTTCATATATActtttttgtataaaatatatctaAATGTTGATCACAAGATCAGgagtaaaaatacttttatggATAGAGAACTATTTGGCCCTGTTAGTGCATTGCACTAAGAATACTGTGAATGGGAACTGAGATTGTAGCTTTGCTCAAAATGTTCTATATTGAATGTACATGCTTTTGTTTGGATAAATGTGTACTGTATTTGAtggaaaataaagcagactGGAAATGATTTTTAAGTGGGCATAAACAAAAAGATGTTGTGTTTGTAAACTTGGGATATCTGTCACTCCACAGTCGGAAATtacattgtttgcattttgtaaaGTTTTATTTGTTGATCGTTGAAGCTAGTTCTTTGTAATATTCTGTTGTaataaatggggtttttttaattaaaaatttggCACTTGTGGAGTGAACACTTCACACTGGTGGTCAACCCTTGCTGTATTTTTGGCAAACAAAAATTCCTTGTAAAGGAATCTCTTCTTTAACTGAGGAACTTTTGTTGTTACCCTTTTAGAACAAACTACTGAAGAAAACAGCTATGATAATACtggcatttttgttttgatgctTTCCTGCTGTTTAAGTCTAAGGCAACTTGGATGTACCTGGTCTGTGTTCTCAGCACAAGCCTTTCCGTGCTAGCTGATTCAGCTCTCTTGGCTGAGCTGGATTTGCTCTTCTGCATTACTTATATGCTTTGAGCCTGACAGTCATTTCCTTTATTAAGGGCAAAACAGTCTGCTTTGATGATCTTCCACAGCTGTTGATGTTATCTGAAAGAGCTGAGTGGGCtcagtggcagagcagagacCAAAAAGTGCAGTCCAAGGTTTGCAGCAGATCTTATGTGTACACGTGCTTACATTTTTTTCAATCTGTTGCTCAgatgttttcttctccaggatgtTGTGGTTTTATAGTTCTCAGCTTGTGACTTTCTGCAGCaaacaaagggattttttgAGTTACTGTCTTGTTGCCAGGCAGGTAGGGTGAATCTTAGACTGAAATGGATGTGTAAATTATAATCAGCTTCCTTCACTACATACATCTAAATTCAGCTGCTACTCTCTGAAGAAACAACTACCTAAGAATGAACAAGCCTAAAATGGACGCATCATCCTTTAAGTGTgtaaagctgcattttctataaaaaatacattaatgaTACTGACAGATAAGGAGATCAGTAATTTGTCTCAGGTATAGAAGTGGTAATGGCTTTCCAAATTCAGTGAGACATTTCTCTGCATGGTGTTAAACTGGTAGTACATTAGGTGGTGGCTGGGTTGACCAGGCTTAGGATTGGGTGCCTGTGCTGTTTCAGAGTACTTGTTCCCATTAGTATAAGTGAGGAAAACAAGGTGCATGACTTTGTTAACCTGCTCAGAACTGAACAGATTGTGACTCTGGTCTCTTATTAAATCTCTGTACATAAATATTGCCATTTGCTTTATTAAGGATCACTTGCATCTGTGAACAAATTAGGCATTGTGAAAATGGTGTTTGACACTGAAAAGACTGAAGGGACTGTTTTCTTAAGTGTCAGTAATGTCCTGAAGCTTGGGCTGGAATCAGTTCAGTTTGTGCAGGCCATTGTTTTTGCAGTACAATAACATGCAAACACCTCATAAATTGCACTTCATCTGGCATTTGCTATTCTGAGTTACTGTTTAATTATCACTATTTCATGATTTTAACTCCagaatttgcttttctgctATTCAAGGTGATACTGGAGATATTCCACTtagaaaagttattttcagcAAGCTGTCTTTCAGTTTACAGTTACCTTATCTGGGTGCAGTGGGAGGATGTTTgctttcattgttttctctctgtaaacGTTAAGGCAAGTAACTGATGACAGCAATGCAGAGTCAGGTACTTGGTTATGTTTTGACTGTGACTTTCAGAAAGAATTTTGCCTTGGAGAATGTACTGAGAAGTGTGGAGGATGCCTTTGAAACTGAGTGCCTGCACAGCTGTGGACTGACCCACAATGATTGGAAATGGCCAGCAAACTGTTAGCATTCTTGGCTTCAAAACAAGACTGGTAACAGACTAAGATACTTCTGCATcttgaaaggagaaaaaatgtttttgtataTTAGAGCTAATTTTCTCATCTTAGTAGATTGTTTGCCTACACCAGTATAATGCAGGGCAATATAATCCAAAAGTAGTAGAATTCctaacatatttttaaaca of Molothrus ater isolate BHLD 08-10-18 breed brown headed cowbird chromosome 5, BPBGC_Mater_1.1, whole genome shotgun sequence contains these proteins:
- the ZNF800 gene encoding zinc finger protein 800 isoform X2 — encoded protein: MPLRDKCCQTDHHHHGCCEPVHLLEPGDPPLLQQPLQTSKSGIQQIIECFRSGTKQLKHILLRDVDTIFECKLCRSLFRGLPNLITHKKFYCPPSLQMDDNLPHTKDKQSQAINDLLEAIYPRVDKQEYIITLEPIETNQNAVFQYVSRTDSPDENTESSHTPDQAPVQIQEPSTEQPKTVSAPAPVPAGDTLELPPADPVTNKVISTPEEQPPAVNPDLDSLDNSDYGHQLICCLCRKEFHSRRSVRRHIRKVHKKKMEELKKYIETKKKPNQCSARGRNKNVLVALGRSCPVCYKSFATKANVRRHFDEVHRGLRRDAITPDIATKPGQPLFLDTVSAKKSLKTRKQKSSSKAEYNLSACKCLLCKRKYSSQIMLKRHMQIVHKITLSGKNFKREKGPNNATNGTEIQVEPADSVEPSPPSIVLSPQNELKGTNHSNEKKNTPSAQKNKIKQDPENPKSTSKSTTKSTCKSTTKSTPRSTNASAAGGQQKARKPKLSAGFDFKQLYCKLCKRQFTSKQNLTKHIELHTDGNNIYVKYYRCPLCSYETRRKRDVIRHITVVHKKSPRYLGKITASLEIRAIKKPIDLVLNKVTKRGSQKDETKQIGSKQDVTSNSPNKKYEGADVGIEVKVTKNFSLHRCNKCGKAFARKAFLEHHKKTHKANVSHSPEESKTKGRSTRSKAVV
- the ZNF800 gene encoding zinc finger protein 800 isoform X1 encodes the protein MPLRDKCCQTDHHHHGCCEPVHLLEPGDPPLLQQPLQTSKSGIQQIIECFRSGTKQLKHILLRDVDTIFECKLCRSLFRGLPNLITHKKFYCPPSLQMDDNLPHTKDKQSQAINDLLEAIYPRVDKQEYIITLEPIETNQNAVFQYVSRTDSPDENTESSHTPDQAPVQIQEPSTEQPKTVSAPAPVPAGDTLELPPADPVTNKVISTPEEQPPAVNPDLDSLDNSDYGHQLICCLCRKEFHSRRSVRRHIRKVHKKKMEELKKYIETKKKPNQCSARGRNKNVLVALGRSCPVCYKSFATKANVRRHFDEVHRGLRRDAITPDIATKPGQPLFLDTVSAKKSLKTRKQKSSSKAEYNLSACKCLLCKRKYSSQIMLKRHMQIVHKITLSGKNFKREKGPNNATNGTEIQVEPADSVEPSPPSIVLSPQNELKGTNHSNEKKNTPSAQKNKIKQDPENPKSTSKSTTKSTCKSTTKSTPRSTNASAAGGQQKARKPKLSAGFDFKQLYCKLCKRQFTSKQNLTKHIELHTDGNNIYVKYYRCPLCSYETRRKRDVIRHITVVHKKSPRYLGKITASLEIRAIKKPIDLVLNKVTKRGSQKDETKQIGSKQDVTSNSPNKKYEGADVGIEVKVTKNFSLHRCNKCGKAFARKAFLEHHKKTHKANVSHSPEESKTKGRSTRSKAVVW